The sequence GTCAGAGCGGCATGCCATTCGGGGGCGGGGTCGGGACGGTTCAGGGCTCGCCACAGGTCGGCCCAATTGCCCTCGGCCACGAACGACCATCGGTCGTCGTCCTCTACCCCGCACAGCAGTTGCGCGGCCAGCCGGGCCGGCTCCGGCAGAAGGTCGAGGGTGGTGGCGGTCCACTGCGCCAGGGTGGCGAGGAATCCATCCGGGTCCAGGCTGCTGTACCCGGCGGTGAAGAAGGCGGTCAGCCCGGCGTCGCTCGTGCCCGTGGTGTGCAGGTGCCGGGCCAACGCTTGCGGGTCGGCGGCGGCGGCATCGGCGAGCTCCAGCAGTTTCGGGTGGCCCTGGACCAGGTTGAGCACGGCCCGGACTTGGTCCCGGTCAGCGGCGATGACGGTGTCGGGTTGCCGGGTCGGGCTGGGGTCGGCGTGCAGGAGTGCCCGCAGGTGGGGCAGTTCCCGGGCCAGCAGCACCGTCTCGTCGCGGGACAGGGCGTGCACGGGTTCGACAAGCACTCGGGTGTCCAGGCCGTTCGGGACGATGCGGCTGGTCAGCACCACCCTGGATAGACCGTCATGAGCGCTCATCGCAGCGACCAGCCGTCCCCACCGCGGGTCGCGCCAGCCCCCGGCCTCGGTCAGCAGGGTCTCCAGGTTGTCGAACACCAGCAACAGACCGGTCTGTTCCAGCACCTCGGTGAGCCGGGGCAGGAACCGGTCGAACGCCTCCGGCGCTGCGACCGCGTCCAGCATCGTGAAGTCGAGGTGCTCCAGCTGGGCCTCCAGGGACCACGCCAGGCTGGTTAGCGCGGTCGGGAACTCATCGGAGCGTTCCGGGGCCTTCCAGAACGCCAACCCGCTGAACGCGTTCTGATGCCGGTAGGCCAACTCCAACGCGCAGGCGGTCTTGCCCGCCCCGGCCATGCCGTGGAACAACACTGCGCTGCGCCCGCCGTCGGGGGCCAGTGCCCCGCTGCCCCGGGCCATCGCCCCGACCCGCCCCACGAACCGGACCGGCTCGCTCGGAAATCCGGCCATCAGGGTGCGGGCGGGGTCGGCCACGACCGGCCCGGCCGGCGGAGTCAGCAACATCCCCGCGGCGGACGCCCCCAGCAGCACCGGGGTGGCGATCGACACCGCCGGCCGCGCCAGCGAAGCCTGTTCACCAGCGGCGGCGGGCACTGCTCGGCGCACCGCGGCGTCGACCGGCAGGTCCCATTCGAACAGGCCCCGGTACAGCTCGTCGGCCAACGCCACTGCGAAGTCGTCGACCACCGGATAGCGCATCGCGATCACCGCGCACCCCAGTTGCTGGGCCACCTGCCGCGCCACCCCCATCACCGGGCGCAGCCCCGCGATCGCTGTCGACTCGGCGTCGGCCTGCTCCTGCGCCGCCTCGGCGGCCTCGTCCAAGCGCAGCCACCGCAGCGTCTCCGCGGTCGTCGCTGCGGCTGACTGGCACGCCGACATCACCGCCAGCTTCACCCGACCCCGTCCCGGGCGCAGCAAACCCAAGAGCTCCTCGGTGTTGACCTGGTCCTCCGATCCGTCCCGGTGCTCCAAGGCGATGACTCCAGCGCCGCCGTGGCCGGACAGGTGCAGCACGTCGGGACCACCCGCGGCGGTCATCCGCTGCGCCAGCACCTGTCGGGTCACCCCGTACTGCAACACCTCCAACTCCACCGCCCGGCCCCGCCGGGCAGCGAGCGTCCGCACCAACCGGGTCAACCCGTAGCGTTCCCGCCGCAACGCCAACGCCGTTGTCTGCGATGGCAGGCTAAACACCGCCAACATCCGTAACCGACCACCCACCGGAGCCTTGCCCGCGCTGCCGGGGCCGATGTCGAAGACAAGGCTCACATCCCCCCGCCGGGCCAACGCGACCCCGTCGACATGCGCCAGTTCCAACGGCCGCACCGCCAAGAACCCCAACCGATCCGGCACCACGACCCGCACCGTCACTGGTGAGGCGTCCACGATGGCCCGGCCGATGGCCTCGCCCAGCACCACCCGGCCAATCCACGCCCCGAGCTGCTCGACCAGCTCCGCCTCCGAGGCCACCCGCCGATCCAGCTCGGCGTTCCACCGCAAATGCCGGTACAGGTCGTCAAACGCCTCGACCTCCACCGAATCCGGCCGCAACACCACCGTATGGTCGGCCAGTACTGCCCCTGTGGCCTCATCGGTGAGCAGCCACCGCCACCGCCACCGATCCAGCACATCCACGGCCTCAAGCAGCAGACCCATCGTGAACCTCCCCACCGTCAGTAGAGGATGGCCGATCAAGCCTGGGCAGGCCGCGAGGGGTAGGAAATCCGACAGTCCAACATCAGCGCCGCGGGATGGACCTCACAGGCGCCGATCAATGACGACCACCCGGCGACTTCTACCGAGCGATCCCACAAGGGGCGTGGTCCTTGATATCGGGGCGGTTTCGATACGGGGAGTATGAAGCGGCCCCGCCCACCCTTAGGGGCGGGCGCGGCGCTCCCTGTCCGGCTGGATGCGGTTACAGGCGGTTCTTCACCGTGGTCTTCGCGGTGCCGGCGTCCGTCGCGGTCGCCTCGCACGTCAGGCTCAATGCATAGGGCGTTTGGCCCAGCAGCGGCGTCGTCATCGTGTAGTTGACGGTGCCGTTCACCGCGTAACGGTTCTCGATCTCCCACGTCTCCTGCAGCTCGACCCCGGCCACTGGCATTAGGACGTGTCCCTGGTGCTGCCCGCGGTATCCGAGCGCAGGTTTGCTTCCCGTTCAAGGGCAGTGTGGCATTTCCCGCTGGGCGGTCTCCTGACTCAGGTCGTTGCTGTTGAGTACCCAGACGAGCACTACGACGGCGACAATCCCCGCAGCTCCATCGCACACGATCTTTCTAGCCTCCAAGGGACCCGGATGGGTTCTTCGCCATCCTGGCGCAGTGGACCGCCACCACCCTCGACCTTCTGCCGGAGTCGGCCCGCCTGGCCGCGAAGCTGCTGTGCGGGATCGAGGACGACGACCGCTGGTCGTTCGTGGCTCGCGTCGAGATGCATCCCGACTTTGAGATCGTGCGCACGGACGCTGATCACCAGGCTGATCGTGTGATCTTGCACGTAGTCGCGCGGCAGCCGACATTGTCCTGGTCGGGTGGCGATTACGCGGAGGTGCGCTGGGTGCGGGTGAGGCTTTACGAGCCGCTCGGCGACCGGCAGGTGCTGGATGCTGTGAGCGGCAGCCCTGTGTCACGAGGCTGATCCCTCGGTCGCGGGTTCGAGTCCCGCCTGCCCCAACACGAGATTTGATCTAGCGTCTGACCTGCAAAATTGCGGTTCGGGTAAGCGGTCCGCGGTAGTCAAGAGTTGGCAGTGCGCGAACCGCATGGCCCCGAGCTGGACGCGTGGAATCTTGCGGTCGGCGGTCGGCGGTCGGCGGTCGCCGGTCGGCTGGTGCCTGTGCCGGCGGAGAACGGGCGTCCGATTCGGACGCACGAGGGGATGCCTTGCCGACAGGATCGGTGCACCCTGAGTCTCATACCGGCTTAACCATGACAGGGCCCGCCGGGCTGCCCGCGTCGGCAGGTCCCGCGCCGTGGTGCCGCTGGTCTTGATGAGCGTCGGTACGGTCTGGTCGTCCCCCGGCGGTGAGCCCACGCGGCTTGATCACGGACCATGAGAGGGTGACGGTCAGCAGCACATCGCCGGCGGCGTGCACGGACGGTGGCGGACTGCGCGACATGGCAGGGTGGGCGGCGGCACGGGCCAGGTCCGCGAGCTGGGTGAGGATCTGCATGTAGGCGAGGGCGGCGAAGTCCGGCCTCTCGGTCGGATTCGCGATCTCTACATCAGCTCTCTGCCCTCCAGTAGAGCTTCTGCGGTCAGCTCTACCCGGCTGCCCAGCCGATCCACTCCGAACATTCTTGTGGGGCGGTTCAGTGCCTCGGACTTGGACGGGTAGTGGAAGTAGAGGACTTGTCCGCAGTGCGGGCTTGCCTCGGACATGATCGCATCCTGGCAGGTGGCCAGGATCGTTATCCGGTGCTCACGAGCCACCTCGGCGATGGCATCGAGCACTTCACGACGATGTTCGGCGCCCAGCGAGTCAGCAAGCTCGTCGAGTATCAGTACCCGACCCTCGGGACTTGGTGCCGCGAGCAGCGCAGCCAGAACGAGGTGGATCGAAAAGAGTTTCTCCTGCGCTGTATTGGTGACGTTGTCGTAGGCCAGCATAGGGCCCTCTGGGTTCCGTCGCCATCGCGGTACGACCTGGCACACCCATTTCTTATCGGGCGTGTCGGGCGGGAGGAGCGTGTAATCGAGCTTTGCGCCGAGACCGCCGGAGTTGCGATTGAGATCATTGAGCGCGTTGCTGATCCGATCCAGGGCGGAGGAGGCGCGCTGTTTAATCGCCTCTTGCGTCATAATGAGTGCTTGTTCGAGTTCGCGGCATTTTTCGCTGACGAACTCGGTGGTCTCCCGCCGTGTTTTGCGGGCGTGGTTTACCTCTTCGTGGGCAGAAGAGTCGCGCTCTGCTGAGTCGTCGAGCCACTCCATGATGCTGGCAAGTGTGGACGCGAACTGCTCGGCGGAGGCGGAGCCTAAACTCTCGCGGCTTGCGGCGTAATTGCTCGCGGCTTCAGCAACATCGGACGGTGGAGGCGCGCTGCTGTCTGGATAGACTTTAAAGTTTGCGATGGCTTCGACGAGTTTATCGTGAGCGCCTTGTTGGAGCGCTGCGTAGGTGCGGCGCTCGACGTTCGGGTTTTCGTGGCTCGCCATCGGAGCGTTGGCCTCGTCGACGAGTTGGTCGTAGTCGTCGTCGATGTTGAGCGCTGGCCACCCCAGTTGCCGCAGCGCGGCGCCAACGCCGCGTGCCCATGCGGAAAGAATGGCGTCCTCCGGCCGGCTGGCGGCTTTGTGTCTGTCAATCTCCGCCG comes from Micromonospora purpureochromogenes and encodes:
- a CDS encoding CHAT domain-containing protein, translating into MGLLLEAVDVLDRWRWRWLLTDEATGAVLADHTVVLRPDSVEVEAFDDLYRHLRWNAELDRRVASEAELVEQLGAWIGRVVLGEAIGRAIVDASPVTVRVVVPDRLGFLAVRPLELAHVDGVALARRGDVSLVFDIGPGSAGKAPVGGRLRMLAVFSLPSQTTALALRRERYGLTRLVRTLAARRGRAVELEVLQYGVTRQVLAQRMTAAGGPDVLHLSGHGGAGVIALEHRDGSEDQVNTEELLGLLRPGRGRVKLAVMSACQSAAATTAETLRWLRLDEAAEAAQEQADAESTAIAGLRPVMGVARQVAQQLGCAVIAMRYPVVDDFAVALADELYRGLFEWDLPVDAAVRRAVPAAAGEQASLARPAVSIATPVLLGASAAGMLLTPPAGPVVADPARTLMAGFPSEPVRFVGRVGAMARGSGALAPDGGRSAVLFHGMAGAGKTACALELAYRHQNAFSGLAFWKAPERSDEFPTALTSLAWSLEAQLEHLDFTMLDAVAAPEAFDRFLPRLTEVLEQTGLLLVFDNLETLLTEAGGWRDPRWGRLVAAMSAHDGLSRVVLTSRIVPNGLDTRVLVEPVHALSRDETVLLARELPHLRALLHADPSPTRQPDTVIAADRDQVRAVLNLVQGHPKLLELADAAAADPQALARHLHTTGTSDAGLTAFFTAGYSSLDPDGFLATLAQWTATTLDLLPEPARLAAQLLCGVEDDDRWSFVAEGNWADLWRALNRPDPAPEWHAALTPLVDAALMEVDRDRVGQGSDEDTPSRSRDRTVRYRIHPGVAETIRIATPADIRTAIDTELAAFWNTLAGQALHADRGENSALVIRAGLSATPYLIRLKEWDLAASLLEQAIYRDESPGTRLAAIAHLRRITEAVADPSHIAILAGAVAEIDRGEGERLLRAALNEAETSGDHALASSVAGDLVNLLKGTGRSSEALAAIDDMAEHTRRAGLGRWTQLADEGWRAQITYKMGKLEQALGDVQRLRTAMQHLPDERASNDTVEPFNVRETILNLGVVAAGELGRHQDALDLNAEVVASQRGRGAGLYEITNSRFNDYASLIGLGRLDQAEDLLLSCQQIFEGHNDVGGLQKVLAARGNLAYRQRLYERSVVLQQAALRYGYLRPDPHEIAAGHHNLAVALAATDGEPAQQLAHFLASAVLSHVIGETHRLANAVVELAKYMHHPGNPTLPTTVAQLAHRIDQTKGARFSELIAALAPDPHAADHALTAVLEAARAVSADQVFDIIEYHLDRWEPVLATLVAAVTGDQKAAAALTRHLDQAAGITDWADVAAALRRILAGERDPDQLLTDLDPVDTAITQRALDALTAAVQESPTHD